One genomic segment of Brassica napus cultivar Da-Ae chromosome A3, Da-Ae, whole genome shotgun sequence includes these proteins:
- the LOC106388429 gene encoding 11-beta-hydroxysteroid dehydrogenase 1B-like: MELINDFLNLTAPFFTFFGLCFFLPPFIFFKFLQSIFSTIFCENLNGKVVLITGASSGIGERLAYEYASKGACLALTALRKNRLEEVAEIAREVGSPNVVTVHADVSKPDDCRRIVDETISHFGRLDHLVNNAGITKISMFENFEEITRTRSVMDTNFWGSVYTTRAALPYLRQSNGKIVVMSSSAAWLTAPRMSFYNASKAALLNFFETLRIELGGDVHITIVTPGYTQFELAQGKYFSAEGELVVDQDVRDVQVGAFPVASVSACAKEIVNGVCRKQRYVTEPSWFKVTYLWKVFCPELIEWGCRLLFMTTSEENALNKKILDNTGVRGVLYPEPIRTL, encoded by the exons ATGGAATTGATAAACGACTTCCTCAACCTTACTGCACCTTTCTTCACCTTTTTTGGTCTTTGCTTCTTCTTGCCTCCTTTTATCTTCTTCAAGTTTTTGCAGTCTATCTTCTCTACCATTTTCTGTGAAAATCTTAATGGGAAAGTGGTTCTCATCACTGGTGCTTCCTCCGGTATCGGCGAG cGATTGGCGTATGAGTACGCAAGTAAAGGTGCATGTCTGGCTCTGACTGCCCTAAGGAAGAACCGCCTAGAGGAAGTGGCAGAGATTGCACGTGAAGTTGGATCCCCCAATGTTGTCACCGTTCATGCTGATGTCTCCAAACCTGATGATTGTAGACGAATCGTAGATGAGACCATCTCCCATTTTGGCAGAT TGGATCATCTTGTAAATAATGCTGGAATAACGAAGATTTCAATGTTCGAGAACTTTGAAGAAATAACTAGGACAAGATCAGTTATG gATACTAACTTCTGGGGATCAGTTTATACAACTCGTGCTGCGCTTCCTTACCTTCGACAAAGCAATGGGAAGATTGTGGTTATGTCGTCCTCTGCGGCATGGCTAACGGCCCCACGGATGAGCTTTTACAAT GCGAGCAAAGCAGCTTTGCTAAACTTCTTCGAGACTCTGAGAATTGAGCTTGGCGGAGACGTACACATTACAATCGTTACGCCTGGTTATACTCAATTCGAACTCGCACAAGGCAAGTATTTCTCTGCTGAAGGCGAGTTAGTAGTCGACCAAGACGTCAGAGAT GTTCAAGTAGGAGCATTTCCGGTAGCATCGGTATCAGCTTGTGCAAAGGAGATAGTGAACGGTGTGTGTCGGAAACAAAGATATGTGACCGAACCATCATGGTTTAAGGTGACGTATCTTTGGAAAGTATTTTGTCCGGAACTAATTGAATGGGGTTGCCGGTTACTGTTCATGACCACGTCCGAGGAAAATGCACTCAACAAGAAGATCTTGGACAATACGGGTGTACGTGGGGTCCTGTACCCCGAACCTATCCGAACGCTTTGA
- the LOC106388427 gene encoding adenylate kinase 3, whose protein sequence is MAKSSVDMEDIQTVDLMSELLRRMKCASKPDKRLVFIGPPGSGKGTQSPVIKDEFCLCHLSTGDMLRAAVAAKSPLGVKAKEAMDKGELVSDDLVVGIMDEAMNRPKCQKGFILDGFPRTVTQAEKLDEMLNRRGAQIDKVLNFAIDDSVLEERITGRWIHPSSGRSYHTKFAPPKVPGVDDVTGEPLIQRKDDNADVLRSRLDAFHKQTQPVIDYYAKKGNLVNIPAEKAPEEVTKVVKKVVSA, encoded by the exons ATGGCGAAAAGCAGTGTAGACATGGAAGACATTCAGACAGTCGATCTCATGTCTGAGCTCCTCCGTCGCATGAAGTGTGCCTCTAAACCTGACAAACGTCTCGTTTTCATCG GTCCACCTGGTTCAGGAAAAGGTACGCAGTCTCCTGTCATAAAGGATGAGTTCTGCTTGTGCCATTTGTCTACCGGTGACATGCTTAGAGCTGCTGTTGCTGCTAAGTCCCCTCTTGGTGTCAAGGCGAAGGAAGCTATGGACAAg GGAGAGCTTGTTTCTGACGACTTGGTTGTTGGAATCATGGATGAAGCAATGAACAGACCCAAATGTCAGAAAGGTTTCATTCTTGATGGGTTTCCTAGGACCGTCACACAAGCTGAGAAG ctTGATGAGATGCTTAATAGAAGAGGAGCTCAGATTGACAAAGTGCTTAATTTTGCAATCGATGATTCGGTTCTTGAAGAAAGAATTACTGGAAGGTGGATTCACCCTTCAAGTGGAAGGAGCTATCATACCAAATTCGCACCTCCTAAAGTTCCTGGAGTTGATGAT GTGACTGGGGAGCCATTGATTCAACGTAAAGATGACAATGCGGATGTTCTTAGGTCAAGGCTGGATGCATTCCACAAGCAGACGCAACCG GTTATTGACTACTACGCGAAGAAGGGGAATCTGGTGAACATACCAGCAGAGAAGGCTCCGGAAGAGGTTACCAAAGTGGTGAAGAAGGTTGTGTCTGCATGA
- the LOC106388428 gene encoding cycloeucalenol cycloisomerase: MSGTSSGSLWLAANPSKRWGELFFLFYTPFWLTLSLGIVVPYKLYETFTELEYLLLALVSALPAFLIPMLLVGKADRSLPWKDRYWVKANLWIIIFSYVGNYFWTHYFFKVLGASYTFPSWKMNNVPHTTFFMTHACFLFYHVASNITLRRLRHSISGLPDSLRWSFEAAWILALSYFIAYLETVAIANFPYYEFVDRSAMYKVGCLFYAIYFIVSFPMFFRMGEKPSDEWDLSRVAVDALGAAMLVTIILDLWRLFLGPIVPLPEGQNCLQSGLPWFSR, encoded by the exons ATGTCAG GAACGAGTTCAGGGAGCTTGTGGTTGGCAGCGAACCCGAGCAAGAGATGGGGAgagctcttcttcctcttctacaCTCCTTTCTGGCTCACTCTCTCCTTGGGCATCGTTGTTCCTTACAAGCTCTACGAG ACATTCACGGAGCTGGAGTATCTGCTTCTCGCCTTGGTTTCAGCTCTTCCCGCTTTCCTCATACCCATGTTACTTGTTGGAAAG GCCGACAGAAGCTTACCCTGGAAAGACCGTTATTGGGTTAAG GCAAATCTCTGGATAATTATTTTCAGCTATGTGGGAAACTACTTTTGGACTCACTATTTCTTCAAAGTTCTTGGAGCCTCCTATACCTTCCCATCCTGGAAAATGAATAAC GTGCCTCACACAACATTCTTCATGACGCATGCTTGCTTCCTCTTTTACCACGTTGCGTCCAACATCACTCTCCGAAGGCTACGACATTCCATTTCTGGTTTACCAGATTCTCTTAGATGGTCTTTTGAGGCTGCTTGGATTCTGGCGCTTTCTTATTTCATTGCTTACCTGGAGACTGTTGCTATTGCCAAT TTTCCTTACTATGAGTTTGTGGACCGAAGTGCCATGTACAAAGTTGGATGTTTGTTCTATGCCATCTACTTCATTGTCAGCTTCCCAATGTTCTTCAG GATGGGAGAGAAACCAAGCGATGAGTGGGACTTGTCACGTGTGGCTGTTGATGCTTTAGGTGCTGCTATGTTGGTAACGATCATTCTTGATCTGTGGCGTCTCTTCTTGGGACCTATAGTTCCCCTACCGGAGGGACAAAACTGCCTTCAGTCTGGTTTACCATGGTTCTCCCGGTGA
- the LOC106385533 gene encoding probable UDP-arabinopyranose mutase 4 isoform X1 — MAGYNLEAIEAAPLKEDVDIVIPTIRSLDFLEQWRPFLKHYHLIIVQDGDPSINIRVPEGYDYELYNRNDINRILGPRANCISYKDGGCRCFGFMVSKKKYIYTIDDDCFMAKDPSGKEINVIAQHIKNLETPSTPHYFNTLYDPFRDGTDFVRGYPFSLREGVTTAISHGLWLNIPDYDAPTQLVKPRERNISPCRYVDAVMTIPKGVLYPMCGMNLAFNRELIGPAMYFGLMGEGQPISRYDDMWAGWAAKVVCDHLGFGVKTGLPYVWHSKASNPFVNLKKEHKGLHWQEDMVPFFQNLRLSRESDTAAKCYMELSNMTKEKLTEVDPYFEKLADAMVAWIEAWEELNPPVDGKDVKAK; from the exons ATGGCGGGCTACAACCTCGAAGCTATCGAAGCCGCACCGTTAAAGGAAGATGTGGATATTGTGATCCCAACGATCAGGAGCCTCGACTTTCTTGAACAATGGAGGCCATTTCTCAAGCATTACCATTTGATCATTGTCCAGGATGGAGACCCTTCGATCAATATCCGCGTTCCAGAGGGTTATGACTATGAGCTATACAACCGTAACGATATTAACAGGATCCTTGGTCCTAGAGCTAATTGTATTTCCTACAAGGATGGTGGATGTCGTTGCTTcggcttcatggtttccaagaaGAAGTATATCTACACCATTGATGATGATTGCTTT atgGCTAAGGATCCAAGTGGGAAAGAAATCAATGTGATAGCTCAACACATAAAGAACCTTGAGACACCTTCAACACCACACTACTTCAACACTCTCTATGACCCTTTTAGAGATGGAACTGACTTTGTGAGAGGATACCCTTTCAGTTTGAGGGAAGGCGTCACAACCGCCATCTCTCATGGCCTTTGGCTCAACATCCCTGATTACGATGCCCCGACCCAGCTCGTGAAGCCTCGTGAACGTAACATCAG TCCTTGCAGGTATGTTGATGCAGTAATGACAATCCCAAAAGGTGTATTGTACCCAATGTGTGGCATGAATCTTGCTTTCAATAGAGAACTTATTGGACCTGCTATGTACTTCGGCCTTATGGGTGAAGGCCAGCCCATTTCCCGGTACGATGACATGTGGGCTGGTTGGGCAGCTAAAGTGGTGTGTGACCACTTGGGCTTTGGGGTCAAAACCGGTCTGCCGTATGTGTGGCATAGCAAAGCGAGTAACCCGTTCGTGAACCTAAAGAAAGAGCACAAGGGACTTCATTGGCAAGAAGATATGGTTCCTTTCTTCCAAAATCTTCGTCTCTCCAGAGAATCTGACACTGCCGCTAAATGCTATATGGAGTTGTCCAACATGACAAAGGAGAAGCTTACTGAAGTTGATCCTTACTTTGAGAAATTGGCTGATGCAATGGTCGCTTGGATTGAGGCGTGGGAGGAGCTTAACCCGCCAGTTGATGGAAAAGATGTCAAGGCCAAGTGA
- the LOC106385533 gene encoding probable UDP-arabinopyranose mutase 4 isoform X2 — protein sequence MAGYNLEAIEAAPLKEDVDIVIPTIRSLDFLEQWRPFLKHYHLIIVQDGDPSINIRVPEGYDYELYNRNDINRILGPRANCISYKDGGCRCFGFMVSKKKYIYTIDDDCFMAKDPSGKEINVIAQHIKNLETPSTPHYFNTLYDPFRDGTDFVRGYPFSLREGVTTAISHGLWLNIPDYDAPTQLVKPRERNIRYVDAVMTIPKGVLYPMCGMNLAFNRELIGPAMYFGLMGEGQPISRYDDMWAGWAAKVVCDHLGFGVKTGLPYVWHSKASNPFVNLKKEHKGLHWQEDMVPFFQNLRLSRESDTAAKCYMELSNMTKEKLTEVDPYFEKLADAMVAWIEAWEELNPPVDGKDVKAK from the exons ATGGCGGGCTACAACCTCGAAGCTATCGAAGCCGCACCGTTAAAGGAAGATGTGGATATTGTGATCCCAACGATCAGGAGCCTCGACTTTCTTGAACAATGGAGGCCATTTCTCAAGCATTACCATTTGATCATTGTCCAGGATGGAGACCCTTCGATCAATATCCGCGTTCCAGAGGGTTATGACTATGAGCTATACAACCGTAACGATATTAACAGGATCCTTGGTCCTAGAGCTAATTGTATTTCCTACAAGGATGGTGGATGTCGTTGCTTcggcttcatggtttccaagaaGAAGTATATCTACACCATTGATGATGATTGCTTT atgGCTAAGGATCCAAGTGGGAAAGAAATCAATGTGATAGCTCAACACATAAAGAACCTTGAGACACCTTCAACACCACACTACTTCAACACTCTCTATGACCCTTTTAGAGATGGAACTGACTTTGTGAGAGGATACCCTTTCAGTTTGAGGGAAGGCGTCACAACCGCCATCTCTCATGGCCTTTGGCTCAACATCCCTGATTACGATGCCCCGACCCAGCTCGTGAAGCCTCGTGAACGTAACATCAG GTATGTTGATGCAGTAATGACAATCCCAAAAGGTGTATTGTACCCAATGTGTGGCATGAATCTTGCTTTCAATAGAGAACTTATTGGACCTGCTATGTACTTCGGCCTTATGGGTGAAGGCCAGCCCATTTCCCGGTACGATGACATGTGGGCTGGTTGGGCAGCTAAAGTGGTGTGTGACCACTTGGGCTTTGGGGTCAAAACCGGTCTGCCGTATGTGTGGCATAGCAAAGCGAGTAACCCGTTCGTGAACCTAAAGAAAGAGCACAAGGGACTTCATTGGCAAGAAGATATGGTTCCTTTCTTCCAAAATCTTCGTCTCTCCAGAGAATCTGACACTGCCGCTAAATGCTATATGGAGTTGTCCAACATGACAAAGGAGAAGCTTACTGAAGTTGATCCTTACTTTGAGAAATTGGCTGATGCAATGGTCGCTTGGATTGAGGCGTGGGAGGAGCTTAACCCGCCAGTTGATGGAAAAGATGTCAAGGCCAAGTGA
- the LOC106385532 gene encoding protein transport protein Sec61 subunit gamma-1: MDAIDSVVDPLRDFAKDSIRLVKRCHKPDRKEFTKVAVRTAIGFVVMGFVGFFVKLIFIPINNIIVGAT; the protein is encoded by the exons ATGGACGCCATTGATTCCGTCGTTGATCCTCTCAGAGACTTCGCTAAGGATAGCATCCGTCTCGTTAAGCGTTGCCACAAACCAGATCGCAAag AGTTCACGAAAGTTGCAGTTCGTACGGCGATAGGGTTCGTAGTGATGGGATTCGTTGGCTTCTTTGTGAAGCTCATCTTCATTCCCATCAACAACATCATCGTCGGCGCCACTTAG